A single genomic interval of Desulfobotulus mexicanus harbors:
- a CDS encoding zinc ribbon domain-containing protein, which produces MNPSVREELDILIRLQETETRASELRVTIQGVEQQQSRLEEVLDRERSALDEKSEALASLRKQYEGFEDDLRYNEDRLKKSEQTLRTVTNNRDYQVLLREMDDNRKANGRMQEAMVGLIDQISAMEAELADIQARVDAEALRVEEQKAELMASCSREVAALAELEKEHLNLGQKASLRLLKRFEKAVSLGGGVGVACVSSSICKGCFMTLPPQFCIELQRCNEIRHCPRCNRIVYWNGV; this is translated from the coding sequence ATGAATCCATCGGTTAGAGAAGAACTGGATATTCTGATTCGTCTCCAGGAGACGGAGACCCGTGCCAGCGAGCTGCGGGTGACCATTCAGGGTGTTGAGCAGCAACAATCCCGGCTGGAAGAGGTTCTCGACCGTGAGCGTTCTGCGCTTGATGAAAAAAGTGAAGCTTTGGCCAGTTTGCGTAAACAGTATGAAGGATTTGAAGACGATCTTCGCTATAATGAAGACCGCTTGAAAAAGAGTGAGCAGACGCTTAGAACCGTTACCAATAACCGGGATTATCAGGTGCTGTTGCGGGAAATGGATGATAACCGAAAGGCCAATGGTCGTATGCAGGAAGCCATGGTGGGGCTGATTGATCAGATCAGTGCCATGGAAGCGGAACTTGCAGATATTCAGGCAAGGGTGGATGCGGAGGCTCTGCGTGTGGAAGAGCAGAAGGCTGAACTGATGGCTTCCTGTTCCAGGGAAGTGGCAGCCCTGGCAGAGCTGGAAAAGGAACACTTGAATCTGGGGCAAAAGGCTTCTCTTCGCCTGCTGAAACGTTTTGAAAAGGCGGTCAGTCTGGGGGGAGGTGTCGGTGTCGCATGTGTAAGCTCCAGTATATGCAAAGGGTGTTTTATGACCCTGCCACCCCAGTTTTGTATTGAGCTTCAAAGGTGTAATGAAATCCGTCACTGTCCGCGTTGTAACCGTATTGTGTACTGGAATGGTGTCTGA